GGTCGTGACCCCCAGGGCGCCGCCGAACGCCGCACCCAGGGCCGCGCCGATGCCCGCGATCTCGTCCTCGGCCTGGAAGGTCCGTACGCCGAAGTTCTTGTGCCGGCTCAGCTCGTGCAGGATGTCCGACGCCGGGGTGATCGGGTACGAGCCCAGGTACAGCGGGAGGTCCGCCTGCCGGGCCGCGGCGATGAGCCCGTACGACAGGGCCAGGTTCCCGGAGATGTTGCGGTAGGTGCCCGTCGGGAACGACTTCGTCGCGGGGGCGACCTCGTAGGAGACGGCGAAGTCCTCGGTGGTCTCGCCGAAGTTCCAGCCGGCCCGGAAGGCGGCCACGTTCGCCTCGGCGATCTCCGGCTTCTTCGCGAACTTCGTCCGCAGGAACGCCTCCGTGCCCTCGGTGGGGCGGTGGTACATCCACGACAGCAGGCCCAGCGCGAACATGTTCTTGCTGCGCTCGGCCTCCTTCCGCGACAGCCCGAACTCCTTCAGCGCCTCCACCGTCAGTGTCGTCAGGGGCACCGGATGGATGTTGTACGCGTCCAGCGAGCCGTCCTCCAGCGGGGAGGTCGCGTAGCCGACCTTGGCCATCGGGCGCTTGGTGAACTCGTCGGTATTGACGATGATCTCCGCGCCGCGCGGAACGTCCGCGATATTCGCCTTCAGCGCCGCCGGATTCATCGCCACCAGCACATTCGGGGCGTCGCCCGGCGTCAGGATGTCGTGATCGGCGAAATGCAGCTGAAAGGACGACACGCCCGGAAGAGTTCCGGCGGGGGCACGGATCTCGGCGGGAAAGTTCGGCAGTGTCGAGAGGTCGTTGCCGAAGGACGCGGTTTCCGAGGTGAAACGGTCACCGGTGAGCTGCATTCCGTCGCCCGAGTCACCCGCGAATCGGATGATCACACGATCGAGGCGGCGGACTTCCTTGCCGCTCCCACCGGGCCGCGGCGACGTGCGCTGCTCGCCGACCACTGAGTCCTCGGCCCCGTCGGCCTGCTCGGCCGGGCTACTGACCTGGCTGGTCACTGAACTGGACCTCCTTCGAGGCGTGGGCGCTCGCTCCCAAGGCCAAC
This region of Streptomyces sp. NBC_00513 genomic DNA includes:
- a CDS encoding 2-oxoacid:acceptor oxidoreductase subunit alpha codes for the protein MTSQVSSPAEQADGAEDSVVGEQRTSPRPGGSGKEVRRLDRVIIRFAGDSGDGMQLTGDRFTSETASFGNDLSTLPNFPAEIRAPAGTLPGVSSFQLHFADHDILTPGDAPNVLVAMNPAALKANIADVPRGAEIIVNTDEFTKRPMAKVGYATSPLEDGSLDAYNIHPVPLTTLTVEALKEFGLSRKEAERSKNMFALGLLSWMYHRPTEGTEAFLRTKFAKKPEIAEANVAAFRAGWNFGETTEDFAVSYEVAPATKSFPTGTYRNISGNLALSYGLIAAARQADLPLYLGSYPITPASDILHELSRHKNFGVRTFQAEDEIAGIGAALGAAFGGALGVTTTSGPGVALKSETIGLAVSLELPLLIVDIQRGGPSTGLPTKTEQADLLQAMYGRNGEAPVPIVAPRTPADCFDAALDAARIALEYRTPVFLLSDGYLANGSEPWKIPEVTDLPDLTVQFAAGPNHELADGTEVFWPYKRDPQTLARPWAVPGTPGLEHRIGGIEKQDGTGNISYDPANHEFMVRTRQAKIDGIRVPDLDVDDPDEARVLVLGWGSTYGPITAAVRRVRAAGLPIAQAHLRHLNPFPRNLGEVLKRYDKVVVPEMNLGQLATLIRARYLVDAASYNQVNGMPFKAEQLATVLKEAIND